Within the Musa acuminata AAA Group cultivar baxijiao chromosome BXJ2-9, Cavendish_Baxijiao_AAA, whole genome shotgun sequence genome, the region CATGAAGCTATTTGTGTTTGTGTTTCTTCCCTTTCAAGGAGAATGTATACCCTTATCTTTTACTTTCAAACATTAACCTTTGTGAACTATGGTCAATTAGATAATATGCAGCTGATTTGACTGCCTATAATGACTCTATTTGCTGTAATACTTGCAGGCATTTTCAGCACTATTGTTTTATGAGAATGTGCAGTGGTGAATATTCTGTATGTATCTAACATATGCAGTACTACATagcacaaaaaaaattagagcacAACTagtcttaaatatttttatgtgTCTGTCTAATTTCTCCCTTAAGTAGCAGTAGGCATCTTTTGCATAACTGAATGTAATCATCATACTTCATTCTTGTTCATGGTATTCTTTTCCATCTATGGCAATTATTACCATAAACAATAtggaaatattttatattgttgTTTATCATCTGcacaaaattcatatatatatatatatatatatatatatatatatatatatatatatatatatatatatatgtgtgtgtgtgtgtgtgtatgtgtgtgtgtgtgtgtatatatatatattatataatgttATCTTTGTTTTGAAAAAGGTTTAAGTTGACAGGCTTATCAAATTTCTGACTTTTAATTTGTgactttatattttaattttgacaATAATAATTCTCCAACCTATTTTTTGACTTGTAACTTCTTGATGGTGTCAAACACAACAAGAAAGATGAATAAGCAAAGCTTGACACCTATCACTTCCTGTTCATGCCAAAATACATGTTTGATTGTTACCTACTGCAAAAACATGCATTATCATTTAAGGCAATTATAATATTGGTttgcacaaaacaaagcaaatTTCTAATGCCTGCTACAATCTGCCATACGGATTGTCGTTTCGGATTTTGATATCTGATCAGACTAGCATATGCTGCTCAGTAATGACAttcagaagaggaagaaaaaaaaaaaggaaaggcagGCGgggaaaaaagaaggaagaaggatagaaaatgaaagaagaaaaagaaaaagaaagaagatgaagcaacgtaggaagaggaagaaataagAAGCAGCTGAGAAAAAGAGACCCAGGAGATAAAAACTGTCAAATAGTAGCAACGAACGACAATGTGACAAGAAGATGGCAGCAACAAAACAAAGAGTGGTGCAAAATCACATGTAGTCGAATGGTAACATGGCAATAAAAGCCTCACGACATCAAATGACATCAAATGACAGCagatgacaacaacaacaacaataccgCAAGGAGAGGGCAAAACATCAATGGCTTACATTTGCAAACCCTAATTGTTAcagtttttttaatattaaattaaatgaaCCTCATcaccatttaattttttttcaaagtcaGATCAGACCGTCCAAGGCAAGAATGGTCCCTGTATCGATCTACACTGAGAACAAAGATGATCCACGCATCAATCCACGCCCCGAGACTGAACGTTCTCACCCATTTGGTACCATTTCAGCCGGTATGGCAGTTCTTCTAGCACAGCATCAGACTATAAATCATACGATCATTCAGGTGCCGACTGAGAGTGGTGTGCTTGGAGCTTTTACTTTGGAATAAATGAGGTTTATGAACTCCTACATAGACCAAATACAGGGCTGCAACAACCTCCAAACCATGTTCAAAGATATCACTTAGCTTAGTCTTTCTTAGCTCTCTTGAGAAAACTGCATACAAAGACCTGAACACCCAATGAGAGCATTTGATAGCTAAGCCattaaaagagggaaaaaaagcACACAGCAATTTACCAAATTAACAAACAGAAAAAGAAATCCAGAATGTGAACAAGCAGAACAATTTGCAATTTCCACGGAATTGAATAAtcacacaaacacatcaattcatGGGAATGCAAGTCTAGAAAGAAAACCACAATCCACAGTTTTATTTCTGCAGCTTCTGCAAACAAAGTATGGCAGAAGAATAGCTTTTGCAACCATGCCAAGAGACAGAACACAGTTTATTTTGTCGACCTCAGAAAAGCTCTTAAACCTgccaaaataagaaaaagaaaagaaaggatcaaTACTgcaattgatatcatctataataTCACGCCACCTAATTACCTTCTAGTGTACAAAAAAAAGGGCAATAACTACATTTATATAAAGAATTATTTTTTCACTTGCTGACTGAGAACAGAAAACACAGAAGATTTATTAAAGAGCATATGCTTTGACAATTTACAACACTGCAAAGTCTTCCAACAGAAACTAATCATTGGTATTGGACACTCGTCCAGTATAAGAATCATTTCCTCCTCTGATTATTTACTagaataaagaaataaaaagggGCAAATGGCTAATCTAATGACTGTGGGAGGATCTTGTAATGGGTTAATCTTATAACTCTTCATTCAACAGCCTTATATTTGTTCTGTGCCCTTGATGACGTCAACCAGCCTATGCATGTTTATTTCTACagtcttttttttcctcttctcttgTCCAGCTCTAGCTATCAACAGTGGGCTTTTCTCCCAATACCATTGATCTGTGGCCTTGGAGCAATATCCAACCACTGTCTCCTCTACATGCATCTCACATGTATTTACCAATTTTATGAGCTTAAGTTCTATAGCATTCAGGTCTGAAATAAATTTGACACATATTGAGTGATGTTGGAAAAATCATACCAGCATTCATAACAAGCTGAACAAAAACAAATATGAATATTAGACTAATAATCATCCAAAACAAAAATAGATATGGATTCAGACAAAATTCAGATATACATCAGATCCAGATTCACATGACATTTAGGGTGAAATTTTATATGGATATTACTTTAATCAGATACGTTAGAAACAAGGTGAGTTGATTGCACATATGGATATTTTATCATGGAAAACAGGGTATGGATGTTTTATCATGGTAGAGATAAAGTTTATCATAATCAAAAgtataaaacaacaatatgaaaAGGAAAATATCATCAAGGATTTATATTATTACACTAGAGAACCAGCACTCCCAAAGCCAACAATTATTTGAGGCAGAAACAAGTAGCAGGGCCTTTATAGTTGAGGGATTTCAGGTTTCCATCATAAAAGATACTTGCAACTTCCATTTGTCAATGTGACAATAATAAGAACAAAAAAGTTTTAAGGGTATGAATAAGTTTATTATATGACTAAATGTTGGCAAACCAGGAGTAAATTCAATGGGGGCAATGAAATAAAAGAGAAATGAATATAGGGTTACTTATTATGAATAAAATGAAAATTATGCTAAGACATTAGCCATAGGAGAAACAAATAGCACCAAACTTATAAAATCTATCCAAGGATTTGCTATAACCTGTTATTGTTCGACTTGTCAGATGCTTCTAAATCCATTTGTAGTTTAATCTTCGTAGGCTCAAGGTTTCTACTTATTTTGCATCCAATGTTGTTCCCAGTTCTAAGGCTTCGAAGCATAACATAACTCAAACTTTCAATAAATAACTTGTGAATTATGTGCATATGCATCTGTCAAAGACACATGCTCTTTCTAGCTTCTAATATGCAATTCAGTCAACTTAGTGATGCTACAAAGTTCATCAACCTTATCAAAGCCCAGTGTACTCCAGAACCACAAAGCAAGCATTTCATGAGATATCCAGCAGAAccaattaataattttatattcagaGACAGAGACCAATGAAGTATTCCGATCTACCATATATGTAGTGTTGCTTTTCTCTAGCTCGTCTTGATCATAACCTATATGAGACATAATTGCAAATTCAACTCCCTGTGAAGAATTAACTTAATCAATATAGAGAATTATATAAGCTAACTTGTCCCCTCGACTAGTCTCCTAAATTTCAGTAAAGGCCTCCCCTCTCCAAAAAATACCTCTTAACTTTTGTCAAACAACTGGTAGATGGAATGTACTTTCCTCCGTTGGTTTAGCATTGGGTGGGTGAACTCTTCAATATTCCCAATTTGAGATCATAGTTAACCTACTCAATTAGCAGCATAATGATGGCGAAGTTAGGTACTACCAACAATTCTGCTTTTCTAAACATCTAAATACCTTTTTAGTACAAGATAACAAAAAAGAAGGATTTTGATCGAACTCAACTGCAATACTGAAAAATTTATCTTTAAATACTACCCATTTGACACGGATCTGAACTCGACACGGACGAACAGCCGTGTTATCATCTCAAATATCATTGGGCATAAAAAGAGCACAAGGATTCCTTCTACCTGCAAAGATCCAGGCCGGTGGCGGGGATCAGGCAGGATCAGTGGTGGCCCCCGCCGGCGGCCAGCTGCTGCTGGTGCTCGAGGTGGCGACGCTCGTGGGGTAGAGCGAGCAGGTAGCAGAAAATCATTCCGCCGATGCAGACGTGGTAGAGCGGCATGGAGGAGCTCGTCTCGATGTACTTCTCGATGTAGGTATCGGCCGCCTGGTCCGTGGTCTTCTTGATGTTCTCCCACGTCAGCCTCGGCTTCAGGTACGCCGGAAGCTCCCTCACCTTTAGCCCCTTGATCTCGTTGTAGAACGCCCGCAACGCCATAGCCGCAGATCCACCGAAACACCGAGAGAcctagaaaaccctaaccctagcttcCCTTCCTTGCGCCTTCGCCTTTGGTAGAGAGAATATACGGGCGATTTCCTTTTGTACAGTTTCATTTCTTCCATTTAAGTCCttcatattttttattctttttagctTTAAACCCATTCTGACGCATCTTTTGGTCGCGTCAGATCCGCTCAATTGTTCCTCTGATTTGATGCACACGACACGTCCCCAAGAAGTCCAACTTAATTTTGGTCATCAATCGGATCTGGATCTCGGATCCGAACTCAAAAACTTGTATACATCTGATTTGGATCCATTAAATGAGAATCCATCTCGATAAAAAACTTATCAAGGCTTAAACAGGTTATAGTTTGACCAATTTTGACCAACGATTGAATTGGTTCCCAATCGAACCGGTCCATCAGGTCCCTAGTCCATTGGGCCTAAACCGATTGGCCCAATTGAGCCCACAGGGCCCAACCATGCATTGGAGATACGTTCCTCTTCATTAACATTCGTCTTATATTataagactaattatatattatccgtaTAATTAGATCCTTTTGATATTTTGATCTCtagtattaaaaaatttatatttgtgTTATAGAAGTAAGATATTCAACTCATTTATCCTAATGTTGTCGGGTCTAATAACCAAAGACGCAATACgtacataattatcaattttgtcAATACCAAAATGGTCATTTCAAGCATTATCAGCGATACCTTCGTGTCAGCAAGTTGTcatggacaaaattctaaacaaaatGTTTgaggtaatacttatgtatgtctgtatcttttggtttgtttatgctttacacaacatgtagagggacgatcgaatgCTTAACAACATCATTT harbors:
- the LOC103998731 gene encoding uncharacterized protein LOC103998731 produces the protein MALRAFYNEIKGLKVRELPAYLKPRLTWENIKKTTDQAADTYIEKYIETSSSMPLYHVCIGGMIFCYLLALPHERRHLEHQQQLAAGGGHH